One Halichondria panicea chromosome 3, odHalPani1.1, whole genome shotgun sequence genomic region harbors:
- the LOC135334422 gene encoding tripartite motif-containing protein 2-like has protein sequence MAERVTTKEALKKLDAQLECSLCLDTFKQPKLLPCFHVFCKSPCLEKLVTKDGPSLTCPTCRHIVPLSERGVAGLQSDFHIDHLFEIQDSFNKAKDENATNCGNCENGKATGYCNDCGDFLCDKCQAAHKIVKYTREHKLISLDELKAQVTSLVPPKKAVPHCPKHSENSLKIYCDTCSTLICTDCTIRLHKDHNYDLVADVLTKHKEELVSSLKPVKEKLDSVKRALKDFDARAKAIHDQRATIEANIHKEIDEQHQLLDQRRAEVVEELEMLTQQKLKDLAAQKDQVEITQVKLTSCLEYAKGGLKTGTDGEVLEIKSSFVKRVKQITAEFESYAIQPETKADMELITEGKEPLKQAYQDFLEVDHNRSFSLENSHMTGDCLKDATSEETKTLSYQAMTKNNKKFKDKLNLKAELVHIESKGILKCEVIKEPHGQHKINYRPVKRGKHELHITVNGDAVRDNPFPIAVAPSPQSFGKPSRVVRGVKKPQGTVFNSKGQLVVVGGDGTTVSVLTPEGEKIRTFGQLNNARGVTVDKDDNMYVVETGNHRVKKFSSDGEFMAAVGSHGSGNLKFLHPIGICYSRRDNNLYVADRSNHRIQVLSTELNFVQCFGAQGNGNKQLYNPRHATFDSANNLYVTDNGNHRVQVFTAEGQFLRTFSQKANGRKLSCPYAIAIDSSDTVYVSENGSHHGPHHVSVFTSQGAYITTFGGLGTKEEQFNNIYGLSIDSNDSVVVSDQGNWRLQIFK, from the coding sequence ATGGCCGAGAGAGTGACGACAAAAGAAGCTCTCAAGAAACTCGATGCTCAACTCGAATGCTCCCTTTGTCTCGACACTTTCAAGCAGCCGAAACTCTTGCCTTGTTTTCACGTATTTTGCAAGTCCCCGTGTCTGGAGAAACTAGTGACCAAGGATGGACCCTCCCTCACTTGTCCCACCTGTCGACACATTGTCCCACTGTCAGAGAGGGGAGTGGCTGGACTGCAATCAGACTTCCACATCGACCACTTGTTTGAGATACAAGATTCTTTCAACAAGGCCAAGGATGAGAATGCTACAAATTGTGGCAACTGTGAGAATGGCAAAGCCACCGGATACTGTAACGATTGTGGGGACTTTTTGTGTGACAAGTGTCAAGCTGCTCACAAGATAGTTAAATACACACGTGAACATAAACTAATTTCGTTAGATGAACTCAAAGCTCAAGTGACTAGCCTGGTTCCCCCAAAGAAAGCCGTCCCCCATTGCCCCAAACACTCGGAGAATTCCCTCAAGATATACTGTGATACCTGCTCCACTCTCATTTGCACGGACTGCACCATTCGTCTCCACAAAGATCACAACTACGACCTGGTGGCTGATGTGCTGACCAAGCACAAAGAAGAACTTGTCTCCAGTCTCAAACCAGTCAAAGAGAAGCTGGACAGTGTAAAACGAGCTCTGAAGGACTTTGACGCAAGAGCCAAGGCAATCCACGATCAGAGGGCCACGATTGAAGCTAACATCCACAAGGAGATTGACGAACAACATCAACTGTTGGACCAACGAAGGGCAGAGGTTGTGGAAGAGCTAgagatgctgactcagcagaagCTGAAGGATCTGGCGGCACAGAAGGACCAAGTGGAGATCACTCAAGTGAAACTGACCAGCTGTCTGGAGTACGCTAAAGGGGGTCTCAAAACAGGCACAGACGGTGAAGTACTCGAAATAAAATCTTCCTTTGTTAAGAGAGTTAAACAAATCACTGCAGAATTCGAATCATATGCTATTCAGCCAGAGACAAAGGCTGACATGGAACTGATCACTGAAGGAAAAGAACCTCTCAAACAAGCTTACCAAGATTTCCTAGAAGTTGATCACAATCGATCATTCAGCTTAGAGAACAGCCACATGACAGGAGATTGTCTGAAAGATGCTACCTCTGAAGAAACAAAAACTTTATCCTATCAAGCAATGACCAAAAATAACAAGAAATTCAAAGACAAACTTAACCTCAAAGCTGAACTTGTGCATATCGAAAGCAAAGGCATATTGAAATGTGAAGTGATCAAGGAACCACATGGCCAACACAAGATCAACTATCGCCCTGTGAAACGAGGAAAGCATGAACTACACATCACTGTCAATGGGGACGCAGTACGAGACAATCCATTCCCAATAGCTGTAGCCCcatcaccacagagcttcGGCAAGCCTTCCCGAGTTGTACGAGGTGTGAAAAAACCACAAGGCACTGTCTTCAACAGTAAGGGACAGTTGGTTGTTGTTGGAGGTGATGGAACTACTGTCTCTGTATTGACACCAGAGGGTGAGAAGATACGAACGTTTGGACAGCTGAATAATGCAAGAGGAGTGACTGTCGACAAAGACGACAACATGTATGTTGTGGAGACCGGCAATCATCGTGTGAAAAAGTTCTCATCTGACGGAGAATTTATGGCAGCTGTTGGTAGTCACGGCAGTGGTAACCTTAAGTTTCTGCACCCTATTGGTATCTGTTATAGCAGAAGAGACAACAACCTGTATGTGGCTGATCGGAGTAACCACAGAATACAAGTGCTCTCTACTGAACTTAATTTCGTTCAATGTTTTGGCGCACAAGGCAATGGGAACAAACAATTATATAATCCACGGCATGCAACATTTGATAGTGCCAACAACCTTTATGTGACTGATAACGGTAACCATCGAGTACAAGTCTTCACTGCTGAAGGTCAATTCCTGAGAACCTTCTCACAAAAAGCCAACGGTAGGAAGCTGAGTTGTCCCTATGCCATAGCCATCGACAGCAGTGACACAGTGTACGTCAGTGAGAATGGATCACATCATGGACCACATCATGTGAGCGTGTTCACATCTCAGGGAGCCTACATCACCACGTTTGGTGGACTTGGAACGAAAGAGGAACAGTTTAATAACATTTATGGACTTTCGATTGATAGCAATGATTCTGTTGTTGTGTCCGATCAAGGCAACTGGCGACTGCAGATATTCAAatga
- the LOC135333048 gene encoding E3 ubiquitin-protein ligase TRIM71-like, which translates to STRSLCLDTFKQPKLLPCFHVFCKSPCLEKLVTKDGRSLTCPTCRHIVPLSERGVAGLQSDFHIDHLFEIQDAFNKAEDDNDTNCGSCEDGKATGYCNDCNDCGDFLCEECQTAHKRLKYTRNHYLISLNALKAQMTGLVPPQKATPNCPKHSKNDLKIYCDTCSTLICMDCTIRLHKDHNYDLVADVLTKHKEELVSSLKPVKEKLDSVQRALKDFDTRAKAIHDQRTTIEANIHKEIGEQHRLLDQRRAELVGELEMLTQQKLKDLAAQRDQVEITQVKLTSCLEYAEGGLKTGTDGEILKMKFSVVKRVEQITTEFESKTIQPETKADMELTTKGKEPLQQACRDFLEIEQRGSFSLENSHTTGDGLKGATIGEIKTVSFQLMTKKNKKFNGKSNLKAELVYIVSKDILKCEVIDQQHGQHKINYRPMKRGKHELHITVNGNAVRGSPFPIAVAPSPQSFIKPSRVVRGVNKPRGTVSNSKGELVVVEGGGATISVLTPEGEKIRTFGKLNNAYGVTVDKDDNIYVMEVNNHRVNKFSSDGEFVAAGGSLGSGNLQFSGPLGICYNRRDNNLYVPDQSNNRIQVLSTELNFVRCFGTPGKGNGQLQSPLYAAFDSANNLYVTEYTNHRVQVFTAEGQFLRTFSQKANGHQKLSSPYAIAIDSSDTVYVSENGLYHVNVFTSQGAYITTFGGPGTKEGQFNNIYGLSIDRNDSVVVSDEGNERLQIF; encoded by the coding sequence TCAACTCGCTCCCTTTGTCTCGACACTTTCAAGCAGCCGAAACTCTTGCCTTGTTTTCATGTGTTTTGCAAGTCCCCGTGTCTGGAGAAACTAGTGACCAAGGATGGACGCTCCCTAACTTGTCCCACCTGTCGACACATTGTCCCACTGTCAGAGAGGGGAGTGGCTGGACTGCAATCAGACTTCCACATCGACCACTTGTTTGAGATACAAGATGCTTTCAACAAAGCTGAAGACGACAATGATACAAACTGTGGCAGCTGTGAGGATGGCAAAGCCACTGGATACTGTAACGACTGTAACGACTGTGGGGACTTTTTGTGTGAGGAATGTCAAACTGCTCATAAGAGACTCAAATACACGAGGAATCATTATCTCATTTCGCTCAACGCACTCAAAGCTCAAATGACGGGCCTGGTTCCCCCCCAAAAAGCCACCCCCAATTGCCCTAAACACTCGAAGAATGACCTCAAAATATACTGCGATACTTGCTccactctcatttgcatggacTGCACCATTCGTCTACACAAAGACCATAACTACGACCTGGTGGCTGATGTGCTGACCAAGCACAAGGAAGAACTTGTCTCCAGTCTCAAACCAGTCAAAGAGAAGCTGGACAGTGTACAACGAGCTCTGAAGGACTTTGACACAAGAGCCAAGGCAATTCACGATCAGAGGACCACGATTGAAGCCAACATCCACAAGGAGATTGGTGAACAACATCGACTGTTGGATCAACGAAGGGCAGAGCTTGtaggagagctagagatgctgactcagcaaaagCTGAAGGATCTAGCGGCACAGAGGGACCAAGTGGAGATCACTCAGGTGAAACTGACCAGCTGTCTGGAGTACGCTGAGGGGGGTCTCAAAACAGGCACAGACGGTGAAATACTCAAAATGAAATTTTCCGTTGTTAAGAGAGTCGAACAGATCACTACCGAATTCGAATCAAAAACTATTCAGCCAGAAACAAAGGCTGACATGGAACTGACCACAAAAGGAAAAGAACCTCTCCAACAAGCTTGCCGAGATTTCCTAGAGATTGAACAGCGTGGATCATTCAGTTTAGAGAACAGCCACACGACAGGAGATGGTCTAAAAGGTGCTACAATTGGAGAAATAAAAACTGTGTCCTTTCAACTAATGACCAAGAAAAACAAGAAATTCAACGGCAAAAGCAACCTCAAAGCTGAACTTGTGTATATCGTGAGCAAAGACATATTGAAATGTGAAGTGATCGATCAACAACACGGTCAACACAAGATCAACTATCGCCCAATGAAACGAGGAAAGCATGAACTACACATCACTGTCAATGGGAACGCAGTACGAGGCAGTCCATTCCCAATAGCTGTAGCCCcatcaccacagagcttcatcAAGCCTTCCCGAGTTGTACGAGGTGTGAACAAGCCACGAGGCACTGTCTCCAACAGTAAGGGAGAGTTGGTTGTTGTTGAAGGTGGTGGAGCTACTATCTCTGTATTGACACCAGAGGGTGAGAAGATACGAACGTTCGGAAAGCTGAATAATGCATATGGAGTGACTGTGGACAAAGACGACAACATCTATGTAATGGAAGTTAACAATCATCGTGTGAATAAGTTCTCATCCGACGGAGAGTTTGTGGCAGCTGGTGGTAGTCTAGGCAGTGGTAACCTTCAGTTTAGTGGCCCACTTGGTATTTGTTACAACAGAAGAGACAACAACCTGTATGTGCCTGATCAGAGTAACAACAGAATACAAGTGCTCTCTACTGAACTGAATTTCGTACGATGTTTCGGTACACCTGGCAAAGGGAACGGACAATTACAAAGCCCATTATATGCAGCATTTGATAGTGCCAATAACCTCTATGTGACTGAGTACACTAACCATCGAGTACAAGTCTTCACTGCTGAAGGTCAATTCCTGAGAACCTTCTCACAAAAAGCCAACGGTCATCAGAAGCTGAGCTCACCCTATGCCATAGCCATCGACAGCAGTGACACAGTGTACGTTAGTGAGAATGGACTGTATCATGTGAATGTGTTCACATCTCAAGGAGCATACATCACCACGTTTGGCGGACCAGGAACGAAAGAAGGACAGTTTAATAACATTTACGGACTCTCTATTGATCGCAATGACTCCGTTGTTGTATCCGATGAAGGCAACGAGCGACTACAGATATTCTAA
- the LOC135332916 gene encoding RING finger protein nhl-1-like: MAERVTTKEALKKLDAQLECSLCLDTFKQPKLLPCFHVFCKSPCLEKLVTKDGCSLTCPTCRHIVPLSERGVAGLQSDFHIDHLFEIQDAFNKAEDDNDTNCGSCEDGKATGYCNDCGDFLCDECQTAHKRLKYTRNHKLISLDELKAQVTSLVPPKKAVPHCSKHSENALKIYCDTCSTLICMDCTIRLHKDHNYDLVADVLTKHKEELLSSLNPVKEKLDSVQRALKDFDTRAKAIHNQRAAIEANIHKEIDEQHRLLDQRRAVLVGKLEMLTQQKLKDLAAQRDQVEITQVKLTSCLEYAEGGLKTGTNGEVLEMKTSVLKRVKQISTEFDRNTIQPETKADIEMITKGKEPLQQACRDFLEIDHSGSFSLENNHITGDGLKGATTGETKTVSFQAKTRNVKRKLDLKAELVRLESKDILKCEVIDQQHGQHKINYRPMKRGKHELHITVNEDAVRGSPFPIAVAPSPQSFVKPSRVVRGVNSPRGTVYNSKGQLVVVESGGATVSVLTPEGEKIRTFGQLNNAFGVTVDKDDQIYVVEYANHRVNKFSFDGEFVAAVGSSGSGNLQFSNPFGICYNRKDNNLYVPDQCNHRIQVLSTELKFVRCFGTPGNGNGHLKQPLYATFDSANNLYVTEFANNRVQVFTAEGQFLRTFSQKANGQKLSSPYAIAIDSSDTVYVSENGPNHVSVFTSQGAYITTFGGLGTKEGQFNGIYGFAIDCNDSIAVSDMNNGRLQIF; the protein is encoded by the coding sequence ATGGCCGAGAGAGTGACGACAAAAGAAGCTCTCAAGAAACTCGATGCTCAACTTGAATGCTCCCTTTGTCTCGACACTTTCAAGCAACCGAAACTCTTGCCTTGTTTTCACGTATTTTGCAAGTCCCCATGTCTGGAGAAACTAGTGACCAAGGATGGATGCTCCCTCACTTGTCCCACCTGTCGACACATCGTCCCACTATCGGAGAGGGGAGTGGCTGGACTGCAATCAGACTTTCACATCGACCACTTGTTTGAGATACAAGATGCTTTCAACAAAGCTGAAGACGACAATGATACAAACTGTGGCAGCTGTGAGGATGGCAAAGCCACTGGGTACTGTAACGATTGTGGGGACTTTTTATGTGACGAATGTCAAACTGCTCACAAGAGACTCAAATACACAAGGAATCATAAACTAATTTCGCTGGATGAACTCAAAGCTCAAGTGACTAGCCTGGTTCCCCCCAAGAAAGCCGTCCCCCATTGCTCCAAACATTCGGAGAATGCCCTCAAGATATACTGTGATACTTGCTccactctcatttgcatggacTGCACCATTCGTCTCCACAAAGACCACAACTACGACCTGGTGGCTGATGTGCTGACCAAGCACAAAGAAGAACTTCTCTCCAGTCTCAATCCAGTCAAAGAGAAGCTAGACAGTGTACAACGAGCTCTGAAGGACTTTGACACAAGAGCCAAGGCAATCCACAATCAGAGGGCCGCGATTGAAGCCAACATCCACAAGGAGATTGACGAACAACATCGATTGTTAGATCAACGAAGGGCAGTGCTTGTAGGAAAGCTAgagatgctgactcagcagaaaCTGAAGGATCTGGCGGCACAAAGGGACCAAGTGGAGATCACTCAGGTGAAACTGACCAGCTGTCTGGAGTACGCTGAGGGGGGTCTCAAAACAGGCACAAACGGTGAAGTACTCGAAATGAAAACTTCCGTTCTCAAGAGAGTCAAACAAATTTCTACTGAATTCGATCGAAACACAATTCAGCCAGAAACAAAGGCTGACATAGAAATGATCACAAAAGGAAAAGAACCTCTCCAACAAGCTTGCCGAGATTTCCTAGAGATTGATCACAGTGGATCATTCAGCTTAGAGAATAACCACATAACAGGAGATGGTCTGAAAGGTGCTACAActggagaaacaaaaactgtATCCTTTCAAGCAAAAACCAGAAATGTCAAACGCAAACTCGACCTCAAAGCTGAACTCGTGCGTTTGGAGAGCAAAGATATATTGAAATGTGAAGTGATCGATCAACAACACGGCCAACACAAGATCAACTATCGCCCAATGAAACGAGGAAAGCATGAACTACACATCACAGTCAATGAGGACGCAGTACGAGGCAGTCCATTCCCAATAGCTGTAGCCCcatcaccacagagcttcGTCAAGCCTTCCCGAGTTGTACGAGGTGTGAACAGCCCACGAGGCACTGTCTACAACAGTAAGGGACAGTTGGTTGTTGTTGAAAGTGGTGGAGCTACTGTCTCTGTATTGACACCAGAGGGTGAGAAGATACGAACGTTTGGGCAGCTGAATAATGCATTTGGAGTGACTGTGGACAAAGACGACCAAATTTATGTAGTGGAGTATGCCAATCATCGTGTGAATAAGTTCTCGTTCGACGGAGAGTTTGTGGCAGCCGTTGGTAGTTCAGGCAGTGGTAACCTTCAGTTTAGTAACCCATTTGGTATCTGTTATAACAGAAAAGACAACAACCTGTATGTTCCTGATCAGTGTAACCACAGAATACAAGTGCTCTCTACTGAACTGAAGTTCGTACGATGTTTCGGCACACCTGGCAATGGGAACGGACATTTAAAGCAACCACTGTATGCTACATTTGATAGTGCCAACAACCTCTATGTGACTGAGTTTGCTAACAATCGAGTACAAGTCTTCACTGCCGAAGGTCAATTCCTGAGAACCTTCTCACAAAAAGCCAATGGTCAGAAGTTGAGCTCACCCTATGCCATAGCCATCGACAGCAGTGACACAGTCTACGTCAGTGAGAATGGACCGAatcatgtgagtgtgttcaCATCTCAGGGAGCCTACATCACCACGTTTGGTGGGTTAGGAACGAAAGAGGGACAGTTTAATGGCATTTATGGATTCGCTATTGATTGCAATGACTCTATTGCTGTATCTGATATGAACAACGGGCGACTGCAGATATTTTAG